One window from the genome of Acinetobacter sp. ANC 7912 encodes:
- a CDS encoding RluA family pseudouridine synthase produces MPLNDDFVYAPPQDPLKILYEDADLVVIDKPAGLLSVPGRLPEHHDSAYLRVRDQIPDAKITHRLDMATSGILMFAKHRDAEVAVSKMFQARRVKKNYIALVQGRLEGEGEVNAPLITDWENRPRQMVHLELGKPSQTLYQTLHYDAEQDISRVLLTPITGRSHQLRVHMLHIGHPITGDKIYHPEPQRSPLKRMALHASYLAFEQPISGESVEIRGEVPF; encoded by the coding sequence ATGCCACTGAATGACGATTTTGTTTACGCCCCACCACAAGATCCCCTGAAAATTCTCTATGAAGATGCTGACCTGGTCGTGATTGATAAACCGGCCGGGTTGCTATCGGTACCGGGACGTTTACCTGAACATCATGACAGTGCTTATTTGCGGGTACGTGATCAGATTCCAGATGCCAAAATTACTCATCGTCTGGATATGGCGACCTCGGGTATCTTGATGTTTGCCAAGCATCGCGATGCCGAAGTTGCGGTCAGTAAAATGTTTCAGGCGCGACGGGTCAAGAAAAACTATATTGCTTTGGTACAAGGGCGACTTGAAGGCGAAGGCGAGGTGAATGCACCGCTGATCACCGATTGGGAAAACCGTCCGCGTCAGATGGTGCATCTGGAACTGGGCAAGCCTTCACAAACGCTGTATCAAACCCTACATTATGATGCTGAACAGGACATTAGCCGGGTGTTACTGACACCGATTACCGGTCGTTCGCATCAGTTACGCGTGCATATGCTGCATATTGGTCATCCAATTACCGGGGACAAGATTTACCATCCAGAGCCACAACGCAGTCCACTAAAACGGATGGCTTTACATGCCAGCTATCTGGCTTTTGAACAGCCGATTAGTGGTGAGTCTGTCGAAATCCGTGGAGAAGTGCCATTCTGA
- a CDS encoding SIMPL domain-containing protein, translating into MAQFKPALILGALIAVGMIIAGWILGNSALRIKQYERVVSVKGLSEREVKADVAVWPIRFSAGSQDLAELYANMEQQTLQIQNFLKTEGFKPEEITTGAPVTTDKYAQQYGGDANVALRYAAHQTITVYTHNIEQVRAAQTRLAELGKKGIAFNGEDSGQRTEYLFTQLNDIKPAMIEEATQNARSVAEKFAADSQSRLGKIKTANQGLFSIEDRDSNTPYLKKVRVVSTVEYYLAD; encoded by the coding sequence ATGGCCCAGTTTAAACCTGCGCTGATTTTAGGGGCGTTGATTGCTGTCGGTATGATTATTGCCGGATGGATCCTTGGCAATAGTGCGCTCAGAATCAAACAATATGAACGAGTTGTTTCAGTCAAAGGCCTGTCAGAGCGGGAAGTGAAAGCCGATGTCGCGGTCTGGCCGATTCGCTTTAGTGCCGGCAGTCAGGATCTGGCTGAGCTATATGCCAATATGGAACAGCAAACCCTGCAGATCCAGAATTTTCTGAAAACTGAAGGCTTTAAACCTGAAGAAATCACTACGGGGGCGCCGGTAACGACCGATAAATATGCCCAGCAATATGGTGGTGATGCCAATGTCGCACTGCGTTATGCGGCGCATCAGACCATTACCGTTTATACCCATAATATTGAACAGGTGCGTGCTGCGCAAACCCGTCTGGCGGAACTAGGGAAGAAGGGCATTGCTTTTAATGGCGAAGATTCTGGACAAAGAACTGAATATCTGTTTACTCAACTGAATGACATCAAGCCGGCCATGATCGAAGAAGCCACACAAAATGCCCGGAGTGTGGCAGAAAAATTTGCGGCTGATTCACAAAGCCGACTCGGCAAAATCAAGACCGCGAATCAGGGCCTGTTTAGCATCGAAGATCGTGACAGCAATACGCCGTATCTGAAAAAAGTCCGTGTGGTCTCTACCGTGGAGTATTATCTAGCGGATTAG
- a CDS encoding DUF6868 family protein produces the protein MDLDFWRQFLLYSLLINYGILMLWFLLIVFARNWVKRIHGQWFQLSDTTFDAIHYGGMAMYKIGIFLFYLVPFITLCLI, from the coding sequence ATGGATTTGGATTTCTGGCGGCAGTTTCTTCTTTATTCACTTCTGATCAATTACGGCATCTTAATGCTCTGGTTCTTGCTGATTGTGTTTGCCCGAAACTGGGTGAAACGCATTCATGGGCAGTGGTTCCAGCTCTCCGATACTACTTTTGACGCCATTCATTATGGTGGCATGGCAATGTATAAAATCGGCATTTTTCTGTTTTATCTGGTGCCCTTCATCACCTTATGTCTGATTTAA
- a CDS encoding IS982-like element ISAba825 family transposase gives MSTEEFIIIVYLIIEEIYPTIVSEPLRKRGFPPALTDIEIITMQIVGECLKMDTDKSIWMFFKNNYLSWFPHLGSYPNFCKHCANLWQVHQKITAQLTAHYGQDHIHFIDGFPIPVCRYSRAKRHKNFKEHAGFSYCAAQQEKYYGFKGHLVINLEGMITGYTFAPANVDERDVAPEITENIHGLLGADKGYLRPSLKEYYKFQYVDLQTPLRKNMPDSRSQESMRLLMRARRKIETVIGQLTDRFNIQKVRARDLWHLSHRFIRKILSHTVCVVMNKKCGYSPIQFEKLI, from the coding sequence ATGTCCACTGAAGAATTTATCATCATTGTCTATTTAATCATAGAGGAAATTTACCCAACTATAGTCTCTGAACCATTAAGAAAACGTGGTTTTCCACCTGCTTTAACCGATATTGAAATTATCACAATGCAAATTGTTGGTGAGTGTCTCAAAATGGATACGGATAAAAGCATATGGATGTTTTTTAAAAACAATTACTTAAGTTGGTTCCCTCATTTAGGTTCATATCCTAACTTTTGTAAGCATTGTGCAAACTTATGGCAAGTTCATCAAAAAATCACAGCCCAATTAACTGCACATTATGGTCAGGATCATATTCATTTTATTGATGGATTTCCTATACCTGTTTGTCGTTATAGTCGAGCAAAAAGACACAAGAATTTCAAAGAACATGCAGGTTTTAGTTATTGTGCTGCACAACAAGAGAAATACTATGGTTTTAAAGGGCATCTTGTAATTAATTTGGAGGGTATGATTACTGGCTATACTTTCGCTCCAGCAAATGTAGATGAGCGTGATGTTGCACCAGAAATCACAGAAAATATTCATGGGTTACTAGGTGCAGATAAAGGTTACTTAAGACCCAGCTTGAAAGAATACTATAAATTTCAGTATGTTGATCTACAAACTCCTTTAAGAAAGAATATGCCGGACTCTAGATCTCAAGAATCAATGAGGTTGCTTATGAGAGCACGAAGGAAAATTGAAACGGTCATTGGTCAATTAACTGATCGCTTTAATATTCAAAAAGTAAGGGCAAGAGATTTATGGCACTTATCGCATCGTTTTATCAGAAAGATTTTGTCACATACGGTCTGCGTCGTTATGAATAAAAAATGTGGTTATTCGCCGATTCAATTTGAAAAGCTTATTTAA
- a CDS encoding DUF4126 domain-containing protein: protein METILGLCIGIGLSAACGFRIFVPLLVMSVACMMGWFEPIQGFGWLALPSVCLTLAIATICEISAYYIPWVDNVLDTIATPAAVIAGTVSTMAVSSGEMSQFVGWAAALIVGGGTAGAVQFGTVALRGLSTATTGGAGNPVISTGEWISAAVLSIFSFFIPVLVVIALIIAVVWFVRWFKKNKNDKTTPKTV from the coding sequence ATGGAAACGATTCTCGGTTTATGTATTGGTATTGGGCTCAGTGCAGCTTGTGGTTTTCGTATCTTTGTTCCGTTACTGGTTATGAGCGTGGCCTGCATGATGGGCTGGTTTGAACCGATCCAGGGTTTCGGCTGGCTGGCATTACCATCGGTGTGTCTGACTTTGGCAATCGCAACCATCTGTGAAATTTCCGCCTACTACATTCCTTGGGTGGACAATGTCCTGGATACCATTGCCACACCGGCAGCAGTGATTGCCGGAACCGTATCCACTATGGCCGTCAGTAGTGGGGAAATGTCCCAGTTTGTCGGATGGGCAGCAGCGCTGATTGTCGGTGGTGGAACAGCAGGGGCGGTGCAATTTGGAACTGTCGCATTACGTGGCTTATCGACCGCGACAACAGGTGGTGCAGGAAATCCGGTGATTTCGACCGGTGAATGGATCAGTGCCGCTGTCCTCTCCATATTTTCATTCTTTATTCCGGTACTAGTGGTGATCGCCCTGATCATTGCTGTGGTGTGGTTTGTACGCTGGTTCAAGAAAAACAAGAATGACAAGACCACACCTAAAACTGTCTAG
- a CDS encoding zinc ribbon-containing protein, translating into MVTAGSKPGTGFYFCVQCGHRVYLEIGTDRLPPCTKCQGTKYNDKVA; encoded by the coding sequence ATGGTAACAGCTGGCTCAAAACCGGGAACAGGTTTCTATTTTTGTGTTCAATGTGGACATCGCGTTTACTTAGAAATTGGTACAGACCGCTTACCACCGTGTACCAAATGCCAAGGCACCAAATACAACGATAAGGTTGCCTGA
- the acnD gene encoding Fe/S-dependent 2-methylisocitrate dehydratase AcnD, producing MNNNYRKPLQGTQLEYYDVRQAVEDIQPGAYAKLPYTSKVLAEQLVRRCDPAILEQSLRQLIERKQEHDFPWYPARVVCHDILGQTALVDLAGLRDAIADQGGDPAKVNPVVPTQLIVDHSLAVEYGGYDPEAFEKNRAVEERRNEDRFHFINWTKTAFKNVDVIPAGNGIMHQINLEKMSPVIQSRDGVAFPDTCVGTDSHTPHTDALGVISVGVGGLEAENVMLGRASWMRLPDIIGIELVGQRQPGITATDIVLALTEFLRKERVVGAYLEFFGEGADSMSVGDRATISNMTPEYGATAAMFYIDQNTIDYLTLTGREPEQIKLVETYAKEIGLWSSEMKQAEYPRVLRFDLSKVTRNIAGPSNPHARVSTSELKEKGIAGVVENRTDGLMPDGAIIIAAITSCTNTSNPRNTVAAGLLARKANELGLTRKPWVKTSFAPGSKAAALYLEEAGVLHDLEKLGFGIVAYACTTCNGMSGALDPKIQQEIIDRDLYATAVLSGNRNFDGRIHPYAKQAFLASPPLVVAYAIAGTIRFDIEKDALGTDKDGNPIYLKDIWPSDEEIDALVKESVKPEQFKKVYIPMFDLGKAEEAASPLYDWRPQSTYIRRPPYWEGALAAPRTLANMRPLAILGDNITTDHLSPSNAITRDSAAGEYLAKMGVPEEDFNSYATHRGDHLTAQRATLANPKLYNEMVVRSDGTIKQGSKARVEPEGEVMRMWEAIETYMNRKQPLIIIAGKDYGQGSSRDWAAKGVRLAGVEAIVAEGFERIHRTNLVGMGVLPLEFKPGTDRKTLKLDGTELYSVIGNIAPRSTLTLVIERSTTDGKNEVVKVPVTCRLDTEEEVSVYEAGGVLQRFAQDFLEGSIV from the coding sequence ATGAACAACAACTACCGTAAACCACTGCAAGGTACCCAGCTGGAATATTATGACGTGCGTCAGGCCGTTGAAGATATCCAGCCAGGCGCATATGCCAAACTTCCATATACCTCCAAAGTGCTGGCTGAGCAGTTGGTACGCCGTTGTGATCCTGCCATTCTGGAACAGTCATTACGCCAGTTGATTGAGCGCAAGCAGGAACATGATTTTCCTTGGTATCCGGCACGTGTGGTATGTCATGACATTCTGGGACAAACGGCGCTGGTCGATCTGGCTGGTCTGCGTGATGCGATTGCTGACCAAGGTGGTGATCCAGCCAAAGTTAATCCGGTGGTGCCAACTCAGTTGATCGTCGATCACTCACTGGCGGTGGAATATGGCGGCTATGATCCGGAGGCTTTTGAGAAAAACCGTGCGGTGGAAGAGCGCCGTAATGAAGACCGTTTCCATTTTATTAACTGGACCAAGACTGCTTTCAAAAATGTCGATGTGATTCCAGCCGGTAATGGCATCATGCACCAGATCAATCTGGAAAAAATGTCACCGGTGATTCAGAGCCGTGATGGTGTCGCTTTCCCGGATACCTGTGTCGGGACTGATTCGCATACACCACATACCGATGCGCTGGGTGTGATTTCAGTCGGTGTGGGCGGCCTAGAAGCTGAAAATGTCATGCTGGGTCGAGCATCGTGGATGCGTCTGCCGGATATTATCGGAATTGAACTGGTAGGACAGCGCCAGCCGGGCATTACTGCTACTGATATTGTGTTGGCATTGACAGAGTTCCTGCGTAAAGAACGTGTGGTCGGTGCTTATCTGGAATTCTTCGGTGAAGGTGCGGACAGCATGTCAGTAGGCGATCGCGCGACGATCTCTAATATGACTCCGGAATATGGTGCCACTGCTGCCATGTTCTATATCGACCAAAACACCATTGATTATTTAACTCTGACAGGTCGTGAGCCTGAGCAGATCAAGCTGGTGGAAACCTATGCCAAGGAAATTGGCTTGTGGTCATCTGAAATGAAGCAGGCAGAGTATCCACGTGTGCTGCGTTTTGATCTGTCTAAAGTGACCCGTAACATCGCTGGTCCATCCAATCCGCATGCACGTGTATCGACTTCTGAGCTGAAAGAAAAAGGCATTGCCGGTGTGGTAGAAAATCGTACTGATGGCCTGATGCCAGATGGTGCTATCATCATTGCAGCCATTACTTCTTGTACCAATACTTCAAATCCGCGCAATACCGTCGCAGCAGGCTTGCTAGCACGAAAGGCAAATGAATTGGGCTTAACCCGTAAGCCATGGGTAAAAACATCATTTGCACCGGGCTCTAAAGCGGCCGCATTGTATTTGGAAGAAGCAGGTGTTCTGCACGATCTGGAAAAACTGGGCTTTGGCATCGTGGCGTATGCATGTACCACCTGTAACGGCATGTCTGGCGCGCTTGATCCGAAGATTCAGCAGGAAATTATCGACCGTGACCTGTATGCAACTGCGGTTCTGTCCGGTAACCGTAACTTCGATGGCCGTATCCATCCTTATGCAAAACAGGCTTTCCTGGCATCTCCACCGTTAGTGGTGGCGTATGCGATTGCCGGTACGATCCGTTTTGACATCGAAAAAGATGCTTTGGGTACAGACAAAGATGGCAATCCGATTTACCTGAAAGATATCTGGCCATCAGATGAAGAAATTGACGCTTTGGTAAAAGAATCTGTAAAACCAGAGCAGTTCAAGAAAGTCTACATCCCGATGTTTGATCTAGGCAAGGCAGAGGAAGCTGCGAGTCCGCTGTATGACTGGCGTCCGCAAAGTACTTATATTCGCCGTCCGCCATATTGGGAAGGGGCACTGGCTGCACCGCGTACTTTAGCCAACATGCGTCCGCTGGCGATTCTGGGCGATAACATCACCACAGACCATTTATCTCCATCGAATGCGATAACCCGTGATTCGGCTGCGGGTGAATATCTGGCGAAAATGGGCGTGCCTGAGGAAGACTTTAACTCCTATGCAACACACCGTGGTGATCACCTGACTGCACAGCGTGCGACTTTGGCGAATCCGAAGCTGTATAACGAAATGGTGGTTCGTTCAGATGGCACCATCAAGCAAGGTTCTAAAGCGCGTGTGGAGCCGGAAGGTGAAGTAATGCGTATGTGGGAAGCGATTGAAACCTATATGAACCGCAAGCAGCCGTTGATTATCATTGCCGGTAAGGATTATGGTCAGGGTTCAAGCCGTGACTGGGCAGCGAAAGGTGTTCGTCTGGCGGGTGTAGAAGCGATTGTCGCTGAAGGTTTTGAGCGTATTCACCGTACCAACTTGGTGGGTATGGGTGTGCTTCCGCTGGAGTTTAAACCGGGTACAGACCGCAAGACCTTGAAGCTGGATGGTACAGAGCTGTATAGCGTGATTGGTAATATTGCACCACGTTCGACTTTAACGCTAGTGATTGAACGTTCAACCACTGATGGTAAAAATGAAGTGGTGAAAGTGCCGGTGACCTGTCGCCTGGATACGGAAGAAGAGGTTTCTGTGTATGAAGCGGGTGGAGTATTACAGCGCTTTGCACAGGACTTTTTAGAAGGCTCAATTGTGTAA
- a CDS encoding IS30-like element IS18 family transposase encodes MKKYTQLSQDERYEIYATLKSKSSIANLARELGRSRSTIYRELKRNTGQRGYRAQQAAKFASQRRYRPSSSMTAFAFAYIDYLIGLDWSPEQISGALTQRGWLDVPSHEWIYQYIYQDKSKGGKLHLHLRHQKKYRKRGYKNTDRRGQIIDKTSIHCRDQVIDQRQRLGDFEGDTVIGKHHKGALLTLVDRKSLYVHIVHLGSTRASSQTITCALDRLRMSHAYSVTFDNGKEFSEHKRITDAGIETYFADPYKSIQRARNENTNGLIRQYLPKSSSFDDVSNEQIEQIEFALNHRPRKTLGWYTPSEVMAGFYTVALAA; translated from the coding sequence ATGAAGAAATACACCCAACTTTCTCAAGATGAAAGATACGAAATTTATGCTACTTTGAAAAGTAAAAGCTCAATCGCTAACCTTGCTCGGGAGTTAGGGCGTTCACGATCAACCATCTACCGTGAATTAAAAAGAAATACTGGGCAACGTGGATATAGGGCTCAACAGGCAGCTAAATTTGCAAGTCAAAGACGGTACCGTCCTTCCTCATCAATGACAGCATTTGCCTTCGCCTATATTGATTATTTAATTGGCTTGGACTGGTCACCAGAACAAATTTCAGGTGCTTTAACACAACGCGGTTGGCTGGATGTACCTTCACATGAGTGGATTTACCAGTACATTTATCAAGATAAATCAAAAGGCGGTAAACTCCATCTACACTTAAGGCATCAGAAGAAATATCGAAAACGAGGTTACAAAAACACGGATCGTAGGGGGCAAATCATTGATAAAACAAGTATTCACTGTCGAGACCAGGTCATTGATCAACGACAACGTTTAGGAGATTTCGAAGGTGACACGGTGATTGGTAAACATCATAAAGGTGCTTTATTAACCCTTGTTGATCGAAAGAGCCTGTATGTACATATTGTTCATTTAGGATCAACGAGAGCATCCTCTCAAACGATTACTTGTGCGTTAGATCGTTTACGAATGAGCCATGCTTATAGTGTGACATTTGATAATGGTAAAGAATTTTCCGAACACAAAAGAATTACTGATGCCGGGATAGAGACGTATTTTGCTGATCCTTACAAGTCTATTCAGCGAGCTAGAAATGAAAATACGAATGGTTTAATCCGTCAATATCTGCCAAAATCATCATCGTTTGATGACGTGTCAAACGAACAAATAGAGCAGATAGAATTTGCACTCAACCATCGTCCTAGAAAAACGCTAGGTTGGTATACACCGAGTGAAGTTATGGCTGGTTTTTATACTGTTGCACTTGCCGCTTGA
- a CDS encoding multicopper oxidase family protein, whose amino-acid sequence MLHIAIIGIITAVLAVLVSSWNNGKNPPNPSNPPKPTPSHPTKPDHPTTPANPAPSIANSIINNPPLLEKGAKGKYELVAAYKTNKIYNPRSSEWDQLVVRGYLTKASLLNKQAARETGIVDELVGPQIRVKQGETLSVNLNNQLPDETPESCHHIEEQDINTPHCFNTTNLHTHGFWVSPQGNSDNIFVRIDPQKNFDYQYKIDPNHPAGTYWYHAHLHGSTAIQVSSGMAGPLIVEGNRVPKVKNGKVTETGDMDILWKDKAKNSYPNEKVLVFQQIQYDCKDASGADLNTNDCGTDGVGVIENYDGLAGFNTWGANNYYTSINGKILGEIQVNQNEFNRWRMIHAGVRDTLGLVIKELPNSQKFTAEQTLEACLNYQGRQNDQASIDEFNKLTSLPVHTIAQDGLTMNHVQIRRLSVFQPGYRHDAMVNFPTTNKYCIFDTRLNLDDEINSTPIPGQPGQIVPQLAPANPANAQLLGWVNVKASKLKEQTAAQFLKEQAQKIGLNKEIQNQLAQLNLSAFVGHSTLMTDAITALVNKRPKQRSVFDLTFGANAKFGYLIDNFDGIYSFGDDYNGPDATHGKYVRKLQIGQVDEWILTSNFATHPYHIHVNPFQIVEIRDPRRNDVSAAVPEDPNAPIDLDDIQYRGLKGQFKDTIFVKPGYEVIVRSHYKKFEGDFVQHCHILDHEDQGMMEYVRICGGEFDCNSPLPDHHGDNHSHH is encoded by the coding sequence ATGTTGCATATAGCTATTATTGGGATCATTACAGCAGTTCTCGCAGTTCTGGTCTCTAGTTGGAATAATGGTAAAAATCCTCCAAATCCATCTAATCCTCCTAAACCAACCCCCTCGCATCCAACAAAACCGGATCATCCGACTACACCAGCAAATCCGGCGCCGAGTATTGCCAATTCAATCATCAATAACCCTCCTTTGTTGGAAAAAGGCGCAAAAGGTAAATATGAACTGGTTGCAGCATATAAAACCAATAAAATTTATAACCCGAGATCATCCGAATGGGATCAGTTAGTGGTTCGTGGGTATCTGACCAAAGCCAGCTTATTGAACAAGCAGGCTGCACGTGAAACCGGAATTGTAGATGAACTGGTAGGCCCACAAATTCGTGTAAAACAAGGAGAAACCTTATCGGTTAATTTAAACAACCAGCTCCCAGATGAAACACCAGAAAGTTGTCACCATATTGAAGAACAAGACATTAATACACCACATTGCTTTAATACCACTAACTTGCATACCCATGGTTTTTGGGTCAGTCCTCAAGGCAATAGTGACAATATCTTTGTGAGAATTGATCCACAAAAAAACTTTGATTATCAATATAAAATTGATCCGAATCACCCTGCAGGGACTTACTGGTATCACGCGCATTTACATGGTTCAACCGCAATTCAGGTCTCTAGTGGCATGGCCGGACCTTTAATCGTAGAAGGTAATCGTGTACCTAAAGTGAAGAATGGTAAAGTCACTGAAACAGGAGATATGGATATCCTGTGGAAAGATAAGGCTAAAAATAGCTATCCAAATGAAAAAGTCCTGGTCTTCCAGCAAATTCAATATGATTGTAAGGATGCAAGTGGAGCTGATCTAAACACAAATGATTGTGGTACAGATGGTGTAGGTGTCATCGAGAATTATGATGGTCTGGCTGGATTCAACACTTGGGGGGCCAACAACTACTACACTTCAATTAATGGCAAAATTTTAGGTGAAATCCAGGTCAATCAGAATGAATTTAACCGCTGGCGTATGATTCATGCAGGCGTACGAGATACTTTGGGCTTGGTCATTAAAGAACTACCAAACTCACAAAAATTTACCGCTGAACAGACCCTTGAAGCTTGTTTAAATTATCAGGGCAGACAAAATGATCAGGCTTCAATCGATGAATTTAATAAATTAACCAGTTTACCAGTCCATACCATAGCCCAGGATGGCTTAACGATGAATCATGTACAAATTCGCCGACTATCCGTCTTCCAGCCAGGCTACCGCCATGATGCCATGGTGAACTTTCCAACTACCAATAAGTACTGCATCTTCGATACTCGATTAAATCTAGATGATGAAATTAATAGTACGCCAATTCCTGGTCAGCCTGGCCAAATAGTCCCACAACTTGCTCCAGCCAATCCTGCGAATGCTCAATTGCTTGGATGGGTCAATGTCAAAGCTAGTAAATTAAAAGAACAGACTGCAGCACAGTTCTTAAAGGAGCAGGCACAAAAAATTGGTCTAAATAAAGAAATCCAGAATCAGCTCGCTCAACTTAACCTGTCTGCTTTTGTGGGCCATTCAACTTTAATGACTGATGCAATAACGGCTTTGGTGAATAAGAGACCAAAACAGCGGTCTGTTTTTGATCTTACTTTTGGTGCAAATGCCAAGTTTGGTTACCTCATTGATAATTTTGACGGTATTTATAGCTTTGGAGATGATTATAACGGACCAGATGCAACACATGGTAAATATGTAAGGAAATTACAAATTGGACAAGTGGACGAATGGATTTTAACCAGCAATTTCGCTACTCACCCCTACCATATCCATGTCAACCCATTCCAGATTGTTGAGATCCGGGACCCACGTCGTAATGATGTAAGTGCCGCAGTACCTGAAGATCCGAATGCGCCGATTGATCTGGATGATATTCAGTACCGAGGATTAAAAGGACAGTTTAAAGACACCATCTTTGTCAAACCGGGTTATGAGGTCATTGTTCGAAGCCATTACAAGAAATTTGAAGGTGATTTCGTACAACACTGCCATATTCTTGATCATGAAGATCAAGGCATGATGGAATATGTCCGAATCTGTGGGGGTGAATTTGATTGTAATTCACCTTTACCGGATCACCATGGCGATAATCATAGCCATCATTAA
- a CDS encoding folate-binding protein YgfZ — translation MATSTAFTSFTLKGVDAQKFLQGQVTLNAEALAENQTRYTAICNQKGRILFGVWLKKIVPENFEIVVSADQAEDFAKHIRKYGAFSKMKLEEAGPVYPTADGIFTVFDSEATDIQAWEIKAIESGQAWIQAATAELFQPQELRLHQREGVHYDKGCYLGQEVIARLWFKAKPKHWLHLVQGTGNAPVVASKLHNDVEVVNSIAVDEGFKALVVAKPEALVELSLTVLNLPEQLSGDVARPQ, via the coding sequence ATGGCAACGTCTACTGCTTTTACATCATTCACTTTAAAGGGTGTAGATGCACAAAAATTCCTTCAAGGCCAGGTCACTTTAAATGCTGAAGCTTTGGCTGAAAATCAGACCCGTTATACCGCGATCTGTAATCAGAAAGGCCGTATTCTGTTTGGTGTATGGCTGAAAAAAATTGTTCCTGAAAACTTTGAAATTGTCGTGTCTGCTGATCAGGCAGAAGATTTTGCCAAACACATCAGAAAATACGGTGCTTTTTCTAAAATGAAACTGGAAGAAGCTGGTCCAGTCTATCCAACAGCAGACGGTATCTTTACTGTATTTGACTCTGAAGCAACCGACATTCAGGCTTGGGAAATCAAGGCAATTGAATCTGGTCAGGCCTGGATTCAGGCAGCAACTGCTGAACTATTCCAACCACAGGAATTACGTCTGCATCAACGTGAAGGCGTACATTATGACAAAGGCTGTTACCTCGGTCAGGAAGTGATTGCACGCTTGTGGTTTAAGGCAAAACCAAAACACTGGCTGCATCTAGTTCAAGGTACAGGTAATGCACCAGTAGTGGCTAGCAAACTGCATAATGATGTAGAAGTAGTAAATAGTATTGCTGTTGATGAGGGCTTTAAAGCGCTGGTGGTTGCTAAACCGGAAGCGCTGGTTGAATTAAGTTTAACCGTATTGAATCTGCCAGAACAACTCAGTGGTGATGTAGCTCGCCCACAATAA
- a CDS encoding tetratricopeptide repeat protein, translating into MKKIILAALLAVSSQYVLANSKTETVDPQFTKVESLVKANDFKGAYNLLNEMAKKGNAQAIYNLGYLTQTGQGTAKDEKKAVQLYEQAASKGYPVANYVLGKNYAGGTLGLKQDLVKAKQYLERASTAGFDDATVDLAVLLFAEGKLASDQQALKKLQPLIKKNNFQAIHAKALYDISLGFKNKDEKPIQQGLNSIQELAKKGYIPALMAVGNMFANGNIVPQNLPEAKKIFSALAQENIPQAKESLAAVEKMMAEQSKKPAQSTTQKKS; encoded by the coding sequence ATGAAAAAAATAATTCTTGCTGCACTACTTGCAGTCTCATCTCAATATGTACTTGCCAATAGCAAAACTGAAACTGTTGATCCTCAATTTACCAAAGTTGAATCCTTAGTCAAAGCGAATGATTTTAAAGGTGCCTATAACCTTTTGAATGAAATGGCAAAAAAAGGGAATGCTCAAGCAATTTATAACTTAGGCTATTTAACCCAGACTGGCCAAGGTACAGCAAAAGACGAGAAAAAAGCTGTTCAGCTGTATGAACAGGCAGCAAGCAAAGGCTATCCTGTAGCAAATTATGTGCTGGGTAAAAACTATGCTGGTGGTACACTGGGGCTAAAACAGGACTTGGTAAAAGCGAAACAGTATCTGGAACGCGCATCTACTGCCGGTTTTGATGATGCGACTGTAGATCTAGCCGTTCTCCTCTTCGCAGAAGGTAAGCTTGCTTCAGACCAACAGGCGCTAAAAAAACTACAACCTTTAATCAAGAAAAATAATTTCCAGGCGATTCATGCCAAAGCCCTGTATGATATTAGCCTTGGCTTTAAAAACAAGGATGAAAAACCAATTCAACAAGGTTTAAACTCCATTCAGGAGCTTGCGAAAAAAGGCTACATCCCTGCCTTGATGGCTGTAGGCAATATGTTTGCCAATGGCAATATCGTGCCGCAAAACCTGCCTGAAGCGAAAAAAATCTTTAGTGCCCTAGCTCAAGAAAATATCCCTCAAGCCAAAGAATCTCTGGCTGCTGTAGAGAAAATGATGGCGGAACAATCCAAAAAGCCTGCTCAATCAACGACACAAAAGAAAAGTTAA